The genomic stretch cttatttgttaggctagcaaaaagaagatgcatcttattggtataggtagtaccaattaatccttataagtcttcctccaaccatgcagtcccatacctgcacAACCTCAGAATCCCTCTTATTTCAATGTGAATTCGCTTTTttccctagaagctgctaggagtgtctcattgtcatgcctcatgcaccgacaaccactccctcgcccttgggtgttacatgtaaccactctctGCCCTCTTAGGCCTCAGGTGTTTACCTGTCCATcagcttccgcttggttcgtccTTGAACCACATCGTACTAGGAGATGtatggctctgataccatttgtaatgCCCGAGACTACTTTCAGGATTATCGACggaccccacaaaccaacacgagtcttttcagcatgctttgtcctcactcacatgcttcccgagaaacttcccagaaggtcacccatccaaatactactccatagttaagcgtgcttgacttggagtagtatttggatgggtgaccttctgggaagtttctagggaagcatgtgagtgaggacaaagcaTGTTAAAAAGACCTGTGTTGGTTTGTTGGGTCAGTCGATATTCCTGAAAGCAGTCTCGGGGGTTACACATCTCACATTTTTGAAATCCCcgcttcttgaaaaatgaatcaatttttaGATCCCAAGCTCTAGGGACTTGCTTCAGTCGATACAAAactttattatgtttgtttaataaagtctctagaatagatagtccgtttaatatatcaagtgttacttaatcatgagatcccattaaacataaggacattattcttaaagcatttgtagtcgagctttgttgtgaagtgggataacattaaagcattaagactattatgtatatagagtgatgatcacatctcatggatcatggataatgaattatcaagtcttaaacataaatatgaatattaggagtaatatttatattggattgatccgttatgagaataccatatagaatattatacaaagtgtcataagttattctcatggtgatagtggtgtataccacccttcgatatgaaaccactatggaccttagatgtagagtcgagtgccttattgctgatcaaacattgtccgtaactggatgaccataaagacagttgatgggtactccacagagcatgctaagggacatgagtgacctggatggaatttgtccatcctgcgtaacaggataaatgtctaagggcccaatattgaactggaaaaggatgacacggtttatgtcttgtgttcaatatagacataagggcaaaatgaTAGTTTTATACATAAATATTATTgcaaaaggatttgtcatatcacatgacattttcgtgtcttgggtagcaataTTGATCGTATGAATTTCTGCAATCCATCTTCATCATACATAAAATTCTTAGTCCTATCTTACAAAACAAGTCAGCTTATTTTCGTAGATTTTGTGTTCACACTAACCTTAACCTTAATGAGTTCAAAAATATATGTTATGCCTCTACCATTCAAAATCACATAGTAAAATTGCTTGATATTTAAATTGTAAGAGTTCTCTTTGCATTAGCGACCATCAAATCTTGGCATTCAATCAATTAGATGTAAATAATGCATTCATGCTTATGGACTTACAAGAAGAAGTTTATACGAATGTTCTACATGGTGTTACAAGTCATAAGTCAAACCAAATTTGTAAGTTGCTCAAATTCTTttatggtctcaaacaagcaAGTAGAAAGTAGTATAATAAATTGGCATAAATCTTGTTTGATTGAGGATATAAACAATTAACATATGCCCATTCTTTCTTCACTTTTCGTGAGATTTCTTTTCACAATTATTTTGATGTATGTAGATGATGTGGTTCTAGTAGGAAGTTTCCTTCATGAGTTTGATGGAATTAAGAAAAATTTGGACAGTTAGTTCAAATTAAAGACCTTGGCTTGTAGAAATATTTCCTTAAAATTGACGTAGCTCGTTCTAAAGTTGGCTTCATCATATGTCAAAGAAAGTAGTGTCATGATTTGTTACATTATGTGTGTATTACATGTTAACAATTTGGTAGTTATGGTTAGTGAGAATGTTCGCATGCATCCTATAACTAACTTGAACTTCATTCAATTCCAACTTGTAACCAACTTGAACTTCATTCAATTCCAATTTGCATTTATCAAAATTTGCTAGCTTTTCCTTTTTCTCCTGTTTTCTATTACAGTTATTCTTCTGCATGACGAACTTCGACCTTCTTTTCCTTTTTTAAGTTCAAGTACTTCTTCTAAATGAAGAACCTCATGAATACTGACTGACCTTGATTACACATAAAAAGAAATACTAACATAATAATGACACACTATTATTTATTTTATCTAAACAAAATTCTTGTGCAAACTAAAAATTATATTAACTATACTATCAACCTTTGTTTTTAGTGAGTCAACCAAAAATATATAATTCAACCTAACTCCCTCCTATCGAAGGTAGCTTAAGTTAAAATAAGTAAAAACAATTATGAATTTTTTGTCTGACGGAAAGATTAAAACTTATAAAATAATCAAGATCCATTTATCCCAGCTCAAATACAATTTAAGATAATCagataaaaaatatttatataaaaaacTTTTTTAAAAAATGCAGAGCCGTTTGAAGTTTGAACTAGTATCATATTTATTGAAGGAGCAAGTATCGACACCTGTATTTACACCATGTCATTTGTTTGAAGAGAAACGGAAACAATATTAACAAATCAACCAAACAAAATAAAGACACACTCCAAACACCAACTAAGGTTTAAACAGGTACAGGACAAGCCACGTGGAATCAGAAAAACACTCCATTTGAATCAGACTCACTTGCACATAGAGAAATAAAGAAAACATAAGATGGACATAGGGGTATAAATATGAAGGCTTTCTGCCAGATAGAAGAATTTGCAAAGAATTCAAAAATATGCCACAACCATTATACTGCATTAAGATTTAAAACCACTTTAATGTATAGGGTACCCACTAAAAAAAGTACAGAGACTGATTATAGTTATCATTTCTCAAGCACCAAACACTTCTTCGCCACACCAGACCCAATATCCAAAATATTATTAAACTGCAATCAAGCATATCCCATTCGAGGACGCAAAAACCTTGTACAGAAGCCAATGAAATATGAACTATAATAAGATATGTCGAGGGGTTTAGAGACCCTGTTCAATGAGATAATCACCAAGCCTTTCAACTATCATGTTGCACTGACCAGGAGTCATTGGTTCATCATAAATACCAATCACCAAAGCCAGAGTGGTCTTCTTAACAGTAACACCACCAGGACCCTGGATAATGAGGAAAAACAACAAAATATTACAACTATAATGGCCAAAAGTATTAGGAAAGTGTCTAAGCAAGAAGCACAGTAAGGTAATGTTTTATGGAGGACAATCCTAATAAATACTCAATTCAAAGTAATGTTTTATGCCGGACAATCCTAAAAAAAATACTCAAAATTGAATGTAATGTTTAATGCAAGACAATCCTAATAAGTAGCATTTATTTGTTCAGAGGCATCATATAATTTTAAATAGGATAAGAATCTGCAAAGAATTCAATATGCCAACCCAAGTTTAAATATTTTTAAGAAAGGCTGTTGAATTCTGATCAGGTTTAAGAACTAAAAATGACATATGGTTGCAACTCAAATTTTAACTTTAATAAGATTGAGAAAATGTTAAGAATGAAACACCATTGTGTTGTGATGTTCCTGAAATTGTAAAGTGCTCTAAGAATAGtttcttaaataaataaaaaattgaCAACAACATTTCTGAAATAGTAAATCGTCATTTTTAGTCACACTTTATCTTATAGTAAGTAGCATTTCGAATTTTAGCTTATGGGTAGCTATGATCAGAAGTATTTAAAGAACATTGAAATATGTTTTACTCAAAGTACAATTTCAATGAATATCTTATGTTTTATGATTTAATCTTTTGTCAATGAAAATCAATGAAATATTTGAACCATCTtgaattgaaattgaaattgaaatttaCAATTTCATAATTTCAGGACCACTTGTCAAAATCGGACCAACTTATTCAACTTTTTTATATTAAAGAATAAATTGTGATAATTCATTCACACCACGACAAGAGCAATCAGTGTTGCTACACTTGTAGCGTTGTAGCGACCGAAATCACAACCGCAACGCTGTTTATTAAAACCTTGCACACTATAATTCAATTGACAAAATTTGTGATTCACTCAAATGTAAATCATATATATCACTACAACACAATAATTTACATAAATCAAGATTAAAACAACACTATTTACCTTCTTCCCACGAATAACAGCTCCAGGTTCACCTTGAATCACCATATACTTGGTCCCCCCAAGGTATAATCCAGTAGGAGCAAGAGTTCCAGGATCATTAAAATCACCATTGATAGCAGTAATCTCCTCAGGCTTAAACTAAACAAAAAACAAACACCAAAACATCACAAATAACATTAGATCAACTCAACAAAAAACAGATCTACTTTTACAATTTCAATTACACTTCACAACACCGTCTAACATACTCATATGCACCAAAAACGTAACAGTTCAAGTCAATTGCATGCAGATCCAA from Lathyrus oleraceus cultivar Zhongwan6 chromosome 7, CAAS_Psat_ZW6_1.0, whole genome shotgun sequence encodes the following:
- the LOC127107687 gene encoding profilin; protein product: MSWQAYVDDHLMCDIEGNHLSSAAILGQDGSVWAQSSNFPQFKPEEITAINGDFNDPGTLAPTGLYLGGTKYMVIQGEPGAVIRGKKGPGGVTVKKTTLALVIGIYDEPMTPGQCNMIVERLGDYLIEQGL